A stretch of the Candidatus Obscuribacterales bacterium genome encodes the following:
- a CDS encoding ATP-binding protein, with protein MTLETALTIVNTALQAAIGRSLNDIETLIFEGSWQGKTYPQIADEAGYSINYLTTDVGPKFWKTLSQALDESVNKKNFKAAIQRRAIVTDVAFQHTAAETTFRPHPITSWGEAPDVTQFYGRQEEQSIIARWIDTERCRLIAVLGMGGIGKSTLVTKVAKQFAEEKRRGEGNSDPTSVLSSSSSYSATPFTHIIWRSLRHAPPLSALLADLIDILSDHQDMDGGRSRLLYWLREKQCLMVLDNLETILQAGDYAGYYREGYEDYGDLIRLLGETSHQSCIMLTSREKSAEIGALEGLNSSTRTLQLSGSVETAIALLQNKGLQGTTVQQQLLCDRYSYNPLALKLIATTIQDLFERDIGAFLAEDAVIFNSVRRLLEEQFQRLSDLEQAVMVWLAINRDWTDMGELAEDMLPTVPKVRLLEALESLRWRGLIESRHRRYTQQPVVMEYVTEYLVETLSREVVSADLCFWHHYALMKTTLREAIAESQRRLMVMPIVVAMRERFPTIAVQTQ; from the coding sequence AAAACCTATCCCCAAATTGCCGACGAAGCTGGCTACTCTATCAACTATCTCACCACTGACGTGGGCCCTAAATTTTGGAAAACCCTCAGCCAAGCCCTTGATGAGTCTGTCAACAAGAAGAACTTTAAAGCAGCCATCCAAAGACGAGCAATTGTAACGGATGTAGCCTTCCAGCACACTGCTGCCGAAACAACATTCCGACCTCATCCCATAACTTCTTGGGGCGAAGCACCCGACGTCACACAATTTTATGGACGCCAGGAAGAGCAGTCCATCATTGCTCGCTGGATTGACACAGAACGTTGCCGGCTGATTGCTGTGTTGGGGATGGGGGGGATTGGTAAAAGTACTCTGGTGACGAAGGTGGCGAAGCAATTTGCTGAGGAAAAGAGGAGAGGGGAGGGAAACTCTGACCCAACCTCTGTCCTCTCTTCTTCATCCAGCTACTCAGCGACCCCTTTCACCCACATCATCTGGCGATCGCTGCGTCATGCTCCACCCCTCTCGGCTCTGCTTGCTGACCTTATCGACATCCTGTCGGATCATCAAGACATGGACGGCGGGCGATCGCGCCTGCTGTACTGGCTAAGGGAAAAGCAGTGCCTCATGGTGCTAGATAATCTCGAAACCATATTGCAAGCGGGCGACTATGCTGGATATTACCGGGAAGGGTATGAAGACTATGGCGACCTGATTCGGTTGTTGGGTGAAACGTCCCATCAAAGCTGTATCATGTTGACCAGTCGGGAAAAATCAGCGGAAATTGGGGCTCTAGAGGGCCTGAATAGCAGCACACGGACGCTACAGTTGAGCGGGTCTGTGGAGACCGCGATCGCTCTCCTTCAGAACAAGGGATTGCAGGGCACGACGGTTCAGCAACAACTATTGTGCGATCGCTACAGCTATAATCCCCTGGCCCTCAAACTTATAGCCACTACCATTCAGGACTTATTTGAGAGAGACATCGGCGCATTTCTGGCAGAAGATGCGGTCATTTTTAACAGTGTGCGTCGGCTGCTAGAGGAGCAGTTTCAACGGTTGAGTGACTTGGAGCAGGCGGTTATGGTTTGGCTGGCTATCAACCGCGATTGGACAGATATGGGCGAGTTGGCAGAGGACATGTTGCCGACGGTGCCTAAAGTGCGATTGTTAGAAGCGCTAGAATCCCTTCGCTGGCGAGGACTGATTGAAAGCCGCCATCGGCGCTACACCCAACAGCCTGTGGTTATGGAATATGTCACTGAATATTTGGTGGAAACCCTAAGTCGTGAGGTAGTGAGCGCAGATCTGTGCTTCTGGCATCACTATGCACTGATGAAAACCACGCTGCGGGAGGCGATCGCTGAGTCTCAACGGCGGCTCATGGTCATGCCTATCGTTGTCGCGATGCGAGAGCGCTTTCCCACCATCGCCGTGCAAACCCAATAG